From a single Streptomyces liliifuscus genomic region:
- a CDS encoding Zn-ribbon domain-containing OB-fold protein, whose amino-acid sequence MTTTQQPVAEGLFTWPPSVSEPLRLIGSECTACGLVSFPAASDCVRCASDESKPRLLADRGTLWTYTTQNFRPPSPPYDGPETFEPYSVGYVELPGELLVEARLTEPDPEKLRIGQDMRLTLVPYAVRDDGTEVMTFAFAPVEASAEAEEPAGAEDFAQAEPVEEEAS is encoded by the coding sequence ATGACGACAACGCAACAACCGGTCGCCGAGGGCCTGTTCACCTGGCCGCCCTCCGTGTCCGAACCCCTCCGGCTCATCGGCTCCGAGTGCACGGCGTGCGGTCTGGTGAGTTTCCCGGCGGCCTCGGACTGTGTCCGGTGCGCGAGCGACGAGTCGAAACCACGGCTGCTCGCGGACCGCGGGACGCTGTGGACGTACACGACCCAGAACTTCCGCCCGCCGTCCCCGCCCTACGACGGCCCGGAGACTTTCGAGCCGTACTCCGTCGGCTACGTCGAACTGCCCGGCGAGTTGCTGGTCGAGGCCCGCCTCACCGAACCCGACCCGGAGAAGCTGCGGATCGGGCAGGACATGCGGCTGACGCTCGTGCCCTATGCCGTGCGGGACGACGGCACCGAGGTCATGACGTTCGCGTTCGCCCCGGTCGAAGCGTCCGCGGAGGCCGAAGAGCCCGCCGGGGCCGAGGACTTCGCCCAGGCAGAGCCGGTTGAGGAGGAGGCGTCATGA
- a CDS encoding electron transfer flavoprotein subunit alpha/FixB family protein, translating into MAEILVLVDHTDGVVRKPTLELLTLARRLGEPSAVFLGSGADSATEALGRYGAHKVYVVDAPEVDELLVTPAVDALTQIAGSTGPAAILLPSNPDSKETAARLALRLESGLITDAVDVVAGDDGPVTEQSAFAATYQVTAHVTRGIPVITVKPNAAAPEPAPVTPEVEKWDVTFGPASAAVKVLSRSPRERGERPELTEADIVVSGGRGVNGAENFAVIERVADTLGAAVGASRAAVDAGWYPHSHQVGQTGTQVSPQLYLAAGISGAIQHRAGMQTSKTIVAVNKDQDAPIFELADYGVVGDLFQVLPQLVEEIERRRS; encoded by the coding sequence GTGGCCGAGATCCTCGTACTCGTCGATCACACCGACGGCGTCGTACGCAAGCCGACCCTCGAACTACTCACCCTGGCACGCCGGTTGGGCGAACCGTCGGCCGTCTTCCTCGGATCGGGCGCGGACTCCGCGACCGAGGCGCTCGGCCGGTACGGCGCGCACAAGGTGTACGTCGTGGACGCCCCCGAGGTCGACGAGCTCCTCGTCACTCCGGCCGTGGACGCGCTCACTCAGATCGCGGGAAGCACCGGTCCGGCGGCGATCCTGCTGCCCTCGAACCCGGACAGCAAGGAGACCGCCGCACGGCTCGCGCTCCGCCTGGAGTCGGGGCTGATCACCGATGCCGTCGATGTCGTCGCCGGAGACGACGGCCCGGTCACCGAGCAGTCCGCGTTCGCGGCGACGTACCAGGTGACGGCCCATGTCACCCGGGGCATCCCGGTGATCACGGTCAAGCCGAACGCCGCGGCCCCCGAACCGGCCCCCGTCACACCCGAGGTCGAGAAGTGGGACGTCACGTTCGGCCCCGCCTCCGCCGCCGTCAAGGTCCTGTCGCGCTCGCCGCGGGAGCGCGGCGAGCGGCCAGAGCTCACCGAGGCCGACATCGTGGTCTCCGGCGGCCGCGGTGTGAACGGCGCCGAGAACTTCGCGGTCATCGAGCGCGTCGCCGACACACTGGGCGCGGCCGTCGGGGCGTCACGCGCCGCCGTGGACGCGGGCTGGTATCCGCACAGCCACCAGGTCGGCCAGACGGGCACCCAGGTCTCCCCGCAGCTCTACCTCGCCGCCGGCATCTCGGGGGCGATCCAGCACCGCGCGGGCATGCAGACCTCCAAGACCATCGTCGCGGTCAACAAGGACCAGGACGCCCCCATCTTCGAGCTGGCCGACTACGGCGTCGTGGGCGACCTCTTCCAGGTGCTCCCGCAGCTGGTGGAGGAGATCGAGCGGCGCCGAAGCTGA
- a CDS encoding electron transfer flavoprotein subunit beta/FixA family protein, which produces MKHVPDATADRTFTEEGSTDRESVDSLLSELDEYAVEQALRIAESGVDTEISYLTVGPDDAKDALRKALAMGGDSATHVSDEDIEGSDAFGTSLVLARAIERHGFDLVLCGMASTDGTMGVVPALLAERLGVPAVTHIEELTVEDGTVTGRREGDSATVRVQGTLPAVVSVTDRSGDARYPSFKGIMAAKKKPLETLDLDDLGIDAGQVGRAGARSAVDTAAKRPPRSQGEIVADDGTGGAGLAAFLTAKKFA; this is translated from the coding sequence GTGAAGCACGTGCCCGACGCCACGGCGGACCGCACCTTCACCGAGGAGGGGAGCACCGACCGCGAGTCGGTCGACTCCCTGCTGTCCGAACTCGACGAGTACGCCGTCGAGCAGGCCCTGCGGATCGCCGAGTCCGGCGTCGACACCGAGATCAGCTATCTCACCGTCGGCCCCGACGACGCGAAGGACGCCCTGCGCAAGGCACTCGCCATGGGTGGCGACTCGGCGACACATGTGAGTGACGAGGACATCGAGGGCAGCGACGCGTTCGGCACCTCACTCGTGCTGGCCAGGGCGATCGAGCGGCACGGCTTCGACCTCGTCCTGTGCGGGATGGCCTCGACGGACGGCACCATGGGCGTCGTACCGGCGCTGCTGGCCGAACGTCTCGGGGTCCCGGCCGTCACCCACATCGAGGAGCTGACCGTCGAGGACGGCACGGTCACCGGCCGCCGCGAGGGCGATTCCGCCACCGTCCGGGTCCAGGGCACACTTCCCGCCGTCGTGTCGGTGACCGACCGTTCCGGTGACGCCCGCTACCCCTCCTTCAAGGGGATCATGGCCGCGAAGAAGAAGCCCCTGGAGACCCTCGACCTCGACGACCTCGGCATCGACGCCGGGCAGGTGGGCCGGGCCGGTGCGCGGTCGGCCGTGGACACCGCCGCCAAGCGCCCGCCGCGCTCCCAGGGGGAGATCGTCGCCGACGACGGTACGGGCGGCGCGGGGCTGGCCGCGTTCCTCACCGCCAAGAAGTTCGCCTGA
- a CDS encoding SDR family oxidoreductase, whose amino-acid sequence MSEGVVDGRVVVVTGAGNGIGRAHALAFAAHGAKVVVNDLGGSRDGGGSSAGPAQTVVDEIVEAGGEAVANTDDISTWEGAGRLVQQTVDTYGGLDVLVNNAGILRDRMIVSMTERDWDSVLAVHLKGSFATLHHAAAWWRERAKSGHDNDARVINTTSPSGIFGNPGQSNYGSAKAGIASLTVIAAAELARYGVTVNAIAPTALTRLTEDIEMMKRAAESEDLTPEAISPLVVWLGSAASREVTGRVFGVVGNRITVLEGWVNGPGASAGTRWTPEELSSVVPNLVAKAAPNADALGNRNGA is encoded by the coding sequence ATGTCCGAAGGAGTGGTCGACGGCCGTGTCGTGGTCGTCACCGGCGCCGGCAACGGGATCGGCAGGGCGCACGCCCTGGCGTTCGCCGCGCACGGCGCGAAGGTCGTGGTCAACGACCTGGGCGGTTCGCGCGACGGAGGAGGCTCCTCGGCCGGGCCCGCCCAGACCGTGGTCGACGAGATCGTCGAAGCCGGCGGCGAGGCGGTGGCCAACACGGACGACATCTCCACCTGGGAGGGCGCCGGCCGACTCGTCCAGCAGACCGTGGACACCTATGGCGGCCTCGACGTGCTGGTCAACAACGCCGGCATCCTCCGCGACCGGATGATCGTGTCGATGACCGAGCGGGACTGGGACAGCGTGCTCGCCGTCCATCTCAAGGGCAGCTTCGCCACCCTGCACCACGCGGCCGCGTGGTGGCGGGAGCGCGCCAAGTCAGGTCACGACAACGACGCCCGCGTGATCAACACGACGTCGCCGTCCGGCATCTTCGGCAACCCGGGGCAGTCGAACTACGGCTCGGCCAAGGCCGGCATCGCGAGCCTCACCGTCATCGCCGCGGCCGAACTCGCCCGCTACGGCGTGACGGTGAACGCCATCGCGCCCACCGCGCTCACCCGGCTGACCGAGGACATCGAGATGATGAAGCGGGCCGCCGAGAGCGAGGACCTGACCCCCGAGGCCATCTCGCCGCTCGTGGTGTGGCTCGGCTCGGCGGCATCGCGCGAGGTCACCGGTCGGGTGTTCGGTGTCGTCGGCAACCGGATCACCGTACTGGAGGGCTGGGTCAACGGCCCCGGCGCGAGTGCCGGGACCCGGTGGACGCCGGAGGAACTGTCGTCCGTCGTCCCGAACCTGGTGGCCAAGGCGGCTCCGAACGCCGACGCCCTCGGCAACCGGAACGGGGCGTGA
- a CDS encoding phenylacetate--CoA ligase family protein, whose translation MGGDRDTGDRYFEPQVETMPRDQLRARQEERVVELVEYAYGNSAFYRELWDEHGVHPRDIRCLEDFRARIPFITKDMVRAHRARTGDPFGGLLCVPVEGLTSVSSSSGTTGDPEFFAEIWEDAPPLVTAQVRDLWELGLRPGDRVLSPPGTFRNLMDPGYQALGAVVIEVDTWLGKMNEVVDALRTYRPAYLQMMYPQMVELEHLAEKTDLKEAFSSLKGASCAGQPLSRKMRERIRDDWGIDVYEYTSAADTGTAWECREHDGFHLWEDTVFAECVEVDEQGGWRDVPETDLGELVATDLDNRAAPLIRYRSEDLVRLSGDRCGCGRTHARMWVAGRRGDETLVQGRSVVLRDIWQAVEDQPETVAGVFQIVRDRREVDELRLRVGYDPGLTADVDALAGRLGEAVRERTGVKPVLDMRTEEDLLKTMTSVAKFPRVVKS comes from the coding sequence ATGGGCGGTGACAGGGACACCGGGGACAGGTACTTCGAGCCACAGGTGGAGACCATGCCCCGCGACCAGCTGAGGGCGCGGCAGGAGGAACGGGTCGTGGAACTCGTCGAGTACGCCTACGGCAACTCCGCCTTCTACCGTGAGCTCTGGGACGAGCACGGGGTGCACCCGCGTGACATCCGCTGCCTGGAGGACTTCCGGGCGCGCATACCGTTCATCACCAAGGACATGGTGCGCGCCCACCGGGCCCGCACCGGCGATCCCTTCGGCGGTCTGCTCTGCGTTCCCGTCGAAGGGCTGACCTCCGTCTCCTCCAGCTCCGGCACCACCGGCGACCCGGAGTTCTTCGCCGAGATCTGGGAGGACGCGCCGCCCCTGGTGACCGCGCAGGTGCGTGACCTCTGGGAACTCGGTCTCAGGCCCGGGGACCGGGTACTGAGCCCGCCCGGCACCTTCCGCAACCTCATGGACCCCGGCTATCAGGCGCTCGGCGCCGTGGTGATCGAGGTGGACACCTGGCTCGGGAAGATGAACGAGGTCGTGGACGCCCTGCGCACCTACCGGCCGGCCTACCTGCAGATGATGTATCCGCAGATGGTGGAGCTGGAGCACCTCGCCGAGAAGACGGACCTCAAGGAGGCGTTCTCCTCGCTCAAGGGCGCCTCGTGCGCCGGACAGCCCCTCAGTCGGAAGATGCGCGAACGGATCCGCGACGACTGGGGCATCGACGTCTACGAGTACACCAGCGCGGCCGACACCGGAACCGCCTGGGAGTGCCGGGAGCACGACGGCTTCCACCTCTGGGAGGACACCGTCTTCGCGGAGTGCGTCGAGGTCGACGAACAGGGCGGATGGCGTGACGTCCCGGAGACGGACCTCGGCGAACTGGTCGCCACGGACCTGGACAACCGGGCCGCCCCGCTGATCCGCTACCGCAGCGAGGACCTCGTCCGCCTCTCGGGGGATCGCTGCGGCTGCGGGCGGACCCACGCCCGGATGTGGGTGGCCGGGCGGCGCGGCGACGAGACGCTGGTCCAGGGGCGTTCCGTGGTCCTGCGGGACATCTGGCAGGCGGTGGAGGACCAGCCGGAGACCGTGGCCGGGGTGTTCCAGATCGTCCGGGACCGACGCGAGGTCGACGAACTGCGCCTGCGCGTCGGCTACGACCCGGGGCTCACCGCGGATGTCGACGCCCTGGCAGGGCGGCTCGGCGAGGCCGTGCGCGAGCGGACCGGAGTCAAGCCGGTGCTCGACATGCGCACCGAGGAGGACCTGTTGAAGACCATGACCAGCGTCGCCAAGTTCCCCCGGGTGGTGAAGAGCTGA